In one window of Vibrio sp. JC009 DNA:
- a CDS encoding toxin-activating lysine-acyltransferase — protein sequence MRCYEKNQNLPISSLNALFIGREQRGKSKEEVLQELGQFLEISAKSQGMQEINISSFLHWVKPAILHDQYVFIKNEGDIEACGYVLWAWVDRNTLIEYLNKERFSLHPMCWNEGEHLIIVDFFCSDKSISHFLIKQLYRKARYQAGISYKSVNISIRDNTGSVVKHNRRDGYEY from the coding sequence ATGCGATGTTATGAGAAAAATCAGAACCTTCCAATCAGTAGCCTGAATGCTTTGTTCATCGGCAGAGAACAAAGAGGCAAGTCTAAAGAAGAAGTATTGCAGGAACTTGGTCAATTTTTAGAAATTTCAGCTAAAAGCCAAGGCATGCAAGAAATCAATATTAGTTCATTTTTACATTGGGTGAAGCCTGCTATTCTGCACGACCAATATGTATTCATCAAAAATGAAGGTGATATAGAAGCCTGCGGATACGTGCTTTGGGCCTGGGTAGACAGAAATACATTAATTGAATACTTAAATAAAGAGCGTTTTAGCCTTCATCCGATGTGTTGGAATGAGGGTGAGCACCTTATCATTGTTGATTTTTTTTGCTCCGACAAATCAATATCTCATTTTCTAATAAAGCAGCTATATAGAAAAGCCCGGTATCAGGCTGGTATTTCATACAAAAGTGTAAACATCAGCATTCGGGATAATACTGGTTCAGTAGTTAAGCATAATAGGAGAGATGGTTATGAATACTAA
- a CDS encoding protein adenylyltransferase SelO family protein, translating into MNTNIVSPVIEKSDEKFSILGKKLPEISFSSFETSRLKNTELVWVNEELLEKYGIQGSSVDIERYLLGEYSYVSSGYVNPSRLITSDCKTFWADRYGSRHEVCNGGSARCGFDGYFQVKGVGLTPLLSQNMSKSHSNGKLFLDEAILETVWGEVCHRHLPFGAVRTLAIIKTNVQEEFLYSDERPKKPCALAVREFSVRPAHFERATFFWPSSEHISLRYDDAKRVRESIKFLPIALGLVNTELSGKQDLYDCLNTIILRISKQIAYSRVKGIPHGSLTSSNIGIDGRFLDFGTITAVPDFGNYALANGVGAVWDDHKLISDWLMNLFVTLKKYAFFGGDLSYEYLSGLLDTFLNELERQENIAILEELGVSEVNENNLAIAKDIKLNLVSSHRVNIGDFKDEVFRKKIKRIALSKGLKVGKVKFELRKFKYSSFDILNNKDLHNQKYSKDSIGNLIKSYC; encoded by the coding sequence ATGAATACTAATATCGTTTCACCTGTTATTGAAAAGAGTGATGAAAAGTTTAGTATTTTGGGTAAAAAATTACCTGAAATTTCATTTTCATCATTTGAAACATCGCGATTAAAAAATACTGAACTTGTTTGGGTAAATGAGGAGCTACTTGAAAAATATGGTATCCAGGGTTCTTCTGTGGATATAGAGCGTTATTTATTAGGTGAATATTCTTACGTTTCTTCTGGTTATGTGAATCCAAGTCGTTTGATTACAAGCGATTGCAAAACATTTTGGGCAGATCGTTATGGTTCCAGACATGAAGTATGTAATGGTGGAAGTGCCCGGTGTGGATTTGATGGCTATTTTCAGGTTAAAGGGGTTGGCTTAACACCTCTTTTATCCCAAAACATGAGTAAATCGCACTCTAATGGAAAGCTATTTTTAGATGAAGCGATTTTAGAAACTGTCTGGGGCGAAGTTTGTCATCGGCATTTACCTTTTGGTGCTGTCAGAACCCTGGCCATTATAAAAACTAATGTACAGGAAGAATTTTTATATTCAGATGAACGACCAAAAAAGCCGTGCGCCTTAGCGGTAAGGGAGTTTTCAGTTCGACCAGCTCATTTTGAGAGAGCGACCTTTTTCTGGCCGTCATCAGAGCATATTTCTTTGAGATATGATGATGCTAAAAGGGTGCGTGAGAGTATCAAGTTTCTGCCTATAGCTTTAGGTCTGGTTAATACTGAATTATCAGGTAAACAAGATTTATATGATTGTCTAAATACAATCATACTACGTATTTCAAAGCAAATAGCTTATTCAAGAGTTAAAGGTATACCCCACGGTTCTCTAACGAGCTCTAATATTGGGATTGATGGTCGATTTTTAGATTTTGGAACAATTACTGCTGTACCAGATTTTGGTAATTATGCTCTTGCCAATGGTGTAGGGGCTGTTTGGGATGACCATAAGTTAATCTCAGATTGGTTGATGAATTTATTTGTAACTTTAAAAAAATATGCCTTTTTTGGTGGTGATTTATCTTATGAATACTTAAGTGGTTTGCTAGATACATTTCTTAATGAGTTAGAACGTCAGGAAAATATCGCTATTTTGGAAGAGCTTGGTGTAAGTGAGGTAAATGAAAATAATTTAGCAATAGCAAAAGATATAAAGCTTAATCTTGTTAGTAGCCATCGAGTTAATATAGGTGACTTTAAAGATGAAGTTTTTAGAAAGAAGATAAAAAGAATCGCATTATCAAAAGGCTTAAAGGTAGGAAAAGTTAAATTTGAATTAAGAAAGTTCAAATATTCATCATTTGATATTTTAAATAATAAGGATTTACACAACCAAAAGTACTCAAAAGATTCAATTGGTAACTTAATTAAAAGCTATTGCTAA
- a CDS encoding glycosyltransferase, which produces MIDLIEIILIATSTVTLLATITLFLSYKFRKGITYTGELPAVSVFVPYYNEEPDVLLNVLSKLEHQIYPKRLQVLLIDDGSSNQTTKEIEHWLTQSRNQIYKLIKKPTNEGRKGYALDYALDLSVATGDVYVVVDSDTFIEPRGIKELVSKLWSDDRYAAVCGYITPNNYKDSFIGLLQHYEHISFYGAIRAAQDKLGCVPVLAGAFVAHRASVVKELGGWSEWLVEDIAWCWKAISNCYKTGYAPKAKATTQCPIGAKALFRQRRRWARGRVEAYIVAWKTHWLAGVCSTPWFVITAIQYIFPSSIVLLAFMVFFHIWIPIALGIVNMIFYLMLVSLYISEHNLRKELTLSQILRAPIFSLVLESITWLPNLFGYIDELSGKKKLWLTR; this is translated from the coding sequence ATGATTGATTTAATAGAGATTATTTTAATTGCTACATCAACGGTAACCTTACTGGCTACTATTACTTTGTTTTTATCGTATAAATTTCGAAAAGGAATAACATACACTGGCGAATTACCAGCAGTATCTGTTTTTGTTCCGTACTATAACGAAGAACCTGATGTTTTATTAAATGTATTGTCAAAATTAGAACATCAGATATACCCAAAACGTCTTCAGGTACTGCTGATAGATGATGGCTCAAGTAATCAAACAACTAAAGAAATTGAACATTGGTTAACTCAGTCAAGAAATCAGATTTACAAATTGATAAAGAAGCCAACTAATGAAGGTAGAAAGGGATATGCTCTTGATTACGCACTCGACTTAAGTGTTGCAACAGGTGATGTTTATGTCGTTGTAGACAGCGATACTTTTATTGAGCCAAGGGGAATTAAGGAGTTAGTCAGTAAGTTGTGGTCTGACGACAGATACGCAGCAGTGTGCGGGTATATAACCCCTAATAACTATAAAGATAGCTTTATTGGTCTGTTGCAGCATTATGAACATATCAGCTTTTATGGGGCTATTAGAGCCGCACAGGACAAGTTGGGGTGTGTTCCCGTTTTGGCAGGAGCTTTTGTTGCGCACAGAGCTTCAGTAGTGAAAGAGCTTGGTGGCTGGAGTGAATGGTTAGTCGAAGATATAGCCTGGTGCTGGAAAGCTATATCGAATTGCTACAAAACAGGTTATGCGCCAAAAGCAAAGGCAACAACTCAATGTCCTATTGGTGCAAAGGCATTGTTCAGACAAAGACGCAGATGGGCCAGAGGACGGGTAGAAGCTTATATAGTTGCATGGAAAACTCATTGGTTAGCCGGTGTATGTTCAACTCCCTGGTTTGTTATTACTGCGATCCAATATATATTTCCTTCGAGTATTGTCTTATTAGCATTTATGGTGTTCTTTCATATTTGGATTCCTATCGCATTAGGTATTGTAAATATGATCTTTTACCTAATGCTTGTTTCTTTATATATTAGTGAGCATAACTTAAGGAAAGAATTAACTCTAAGTCAGATATTAAGGGCTCCAATATTTTCATTGGTGTTGGAATCTATAACTTGGTTACCAAACCTTTTTGGTTATATCGACGAATTATCAGGTAAAAAGAAATTATGGTTAACACGATAA
- a CDS encoding radical SAM protein has protein sequence MIEVKNKGRFFSINWALMNNCNYKCHYCHSDLSSGSIKAPPYDVVIRFVEKAIAHSKKCGLTPYFEFGGGEVTILRYFGKLIKFIHEDHGLVSIISNGSKPLQWWRENAEYLNGVSLSYHVNDIKDEAHFIEVVKILEHSKNTRLHVNVMMDPQRFDDCYAFAESLKDQARCTIALQPLYEGFGHDGITKKYHYSDEQESVMQIFRGRPENKELPQPRALLDIEYPDGKRETLSTFDLLINEQVNFIGWDCYAGVESVVITFTGKIYRAWCMQDGALGSIYDNQFILPTLPTRCRTKICQCGADISSTKVNRKLAEQFSERIAAVEVN, from the coding sequence ATGATAGAGGTCAAAAATAAAGGTCGGTTTTTCTCAATAAACTGGGCATTAATGAATAACTGCAACTACAAGTGTCACTATTGTCATTCAGATTTAAGCAGTGGTTCAATAAAAGCACCACCTTATGATGTGGTGATTAGGTTTGTGGAAAAAGCAATTGCACATTCAAAAAAATGTGGTTTAACACCATATTTTGAGTTTGGCGGCGGTGAGGTCACCATTCTCAGGTATTTCGGTAAGCTCATTAAATTTATTCATGAAGACCATGGATTAGTTTCCATTATTTCGAATGGCTCAAAACCTTTGCAATGGTGGCGGGAGAATGCTGAATATCTGAATGGCGTAAGTCTTAGCTATCATGTCAATGATATTAAAGACGAAGCACACTTTATTGAAGTGGTAAAAATACTGGAGCATTCAAAGAATACCAGACTGCACGTCAATGTAATGATGGATCCGCAACGGTTTGATGATTGTTATGCATTCGCAGAATCTCTAAAAGATCAGGCAAGGTGCACGATTGCTCTGCAGCCTCTTTATGAGGGGTTTGGTCATGATGGTATTACAAAAAAATATCACTACTCCGATGAACAAGAATCAGTAATGCAGATCTTTCGTGGCAGACCTGAAAATAAAGAACTACCACAACCAAGAGCACTTTTAGATATTGAATACCCGGATGGAAAAAGGGAAACACTGTCTACATTTGATTTGTTAATCAATGAGCAGGTGAACTTTATCGGTTGGGATTGCTACGCAGGGGTTGAGAGTGTGGTTATAACCTTTACCGGTAAAATATATCGTGCATGGTGTATGCAGGATGGTGCGTTAGGTTCAATTTATGACAACCAGTTCATTCTGCCGACACTGCCTACCCGGTGTCGTACAAAAATTTGCCAGTGTGGGGCAGATATATCTTCTACAAAAGTCAACAGGAAGTTAGCAGAACAATTTAGTGAACGTATCGCTGCCGTGGAAGTTAATTAA